The following coding sequences lie in one Neosynechococcus sphagnicola sy1 genomic window:
- the ntcA gene encoding global nitrogen regulator NtcA, which translates to MVETQDRPLATVFRKMASGAFPPVVETFERGKTIFFPGDPAERVYFLVKGAVKLSRVYEAGEEITVALLRENSVFGVLSLITGHRSDRFYHAVAFTPVELLSVPIEQVEKSLKDDPELSMLMLQGLSSRILQTEMMIETLAHRDMGSRLVSFLLILCRDFGVPGSEGITIDLKLSHQAIAEAIGSTRVTVTRLLGDLRQDQMISIHKKKITVHNPVALSQQFT; encoded by the coding sequence ATGGTAGAGACCCAAGATAGACCGTTAGCAACCGTGTTTCGGAAAATGGCAAGTGGCGCGTTTCCGCCGGTTGTCGAGACGTTTGAGCGGGGCAAGACCATCTTTTTCCCTGGTGATCCAGCGGAGCGGGTCTATTTTTTGGTCAAGGGCGCGGTCAAGCTTTCCAGGGTCTATGAGGCCGGAGAAGAAATTACGGTGGCACTGCTCCGGGAAAACAGTGTCTTTGGGGTGCTTTCTCTGATCACGGGGCATCGCTCCGATCGGTTTTACCATGCGGTAGCCTTTACTCCCGTGGAGCTGCTTTCGGTGCCCATTGAACAGGTCGAGAAGTCCCTGAAGGATGACCCGGAACTGTCGATGTTGATGTTGCAAGGGTTATCCTCCCGCATTTTGCAAACGGAGATGATGATTGAAACCCTAGCCCACCGTGATATGGGGTCGCGTTTAGTGAGTTTTCTGTTGATTCTCTGTCGGGATTTTGGGGTGCCGGGGTCAGAAGGGATTACCATCGATTTGAAGCTGTCCCACCAGGCGATCGCAGAAGCCATTGGTTCGACCCGCGTCACAGTCACCCGTCTGTTGGGGGATCTGCGTCAAGATCAGATGATTTCCATTCACAAGAAAAAGATTACGGTTCACAATCCGGTGGCGTTGAGCCAACAGTTTACTTGA
- the dacB gene encoding D-alanyl-D-alanine carboxypeptidase/D-alanyl-D-alanine-endopeptidase — MSLTLWQIPWINTFLLFLALSSGGGMVKAQGISPSPPPVTVAHPMDRPLCRADLARAIQGILDRPQWHRSRWGILIQTLSPPVTLFERDSYRFFIPASNVKLMTTAAALHRLGADFRMRTTVQRVNPATLTIAGLRPDATVLRLVGRGDPSFTTANLQDLAQQLRRQGILHIDLLLLDTHYFLGAAIAPSWAWEDVQLGYGAPATSLILNQNVNYLRLMPQAVGQPLQITWEDAAAMNLWPLRNVSQTVPATADEFIEVQPQGGWLQIRGQLRVGADPEFIGIPYPDPVQHFSQQLRLALAAQQITVTRTEITDTPSATAEPEVGAISSPPLAALITTANQDSNNLYAEVLLRSLGASQVATEASTATLGLELLQATLTQLGIDPGGYHLVDGSGLSRQNLVSPVALVQTLQAMAQSREASVFLASLATAGVNGTLQDRLQQTSAQGVVRGKTGTLEGVSSLSGYVLVPNAIPLVFSLMVNQSEQPTAAQRQALDEIVLLLTRLGSCP; from the coding sequence ATGAGTCTAACCCTGTGGCAGATTCCTTGGATCAATACATTCCTGCTATTCCTAGCTCTGAGTTCTGGTGGGGGAATGGTCAAAGCCCAGGGGATCAGTCCTTCGCCTCCCCCCGTTACTGTGGCTCACCCCATGGACAGACCCCTCTGTAGGGCTGATTTGGCAAGGGCAATCCAGGGAATTTTAGATCGTCCTCAATGGCACCGCTCTCGTTGGGGGATTTTAATTCAAACCTTGTCTCCCCCCGTGACCCTCTTCGAGCGGGACTCCTATCGATTCTTTATTCCAGCCTCTAACGTCAAGTTGATGACGACCGCCGCCGCCCTCCACCGTTTGGGTGCTGACTTTCGGATGCGGACAACGGTTCAACGGGTCAATCCAGCAACCCTGACCATTGCGGGTTTGCGTCCTGACGCTACGGTATTGCGGCTAGTGGGACGGGGTGACCCCAGTTTTACAACGGCAAACCTTCAGGACTTAGCCCAGCAACTGCGTCGCCAGGGTATTCTGCACATTGATCTATTGCTGTTGGATACCCACTACTTTCTGGGAGCGGCGATCGCTCCCAGTTGGGCTTGGGAAGACGTACAACTGGGGTATGGTGCCCCCGCTACCAGCTTGATTCTGAATCAAAATGTCAATTACCTTCGCTTAATGCCCCAAGCGGTGGGTCAGCCGCTCCAGATTACTTGGGAAGATGCTGCGGCCATGAATTTATGGCCCCTTCGCAATGTCTCCCAGACAGTGCCAGCCACCGCCGATGAGTTCATTGAGGTGCAGCCCCAGGGCGGGTGGCTGCAAATACGGGGACAGCTACGGGTGGGTGCCGATCCAGAGTTCATCGGTATTCCCTATCCAGACCCCGTGCAGCACTTCTCACAGCAGTTACGGCTGGCATTAGCAGCCCAGCAGATCACAGTAACACGCACAGAAATCACAGACACCCCCAGTGCCACGGCGGAACCAGAGGTGGGTGCCATCAGCTCCCCCCCCTTAGCAGCCTTGATCACCACAGCCAACCAGGACAGCAACAATCTCTATGCAGAGGTACTGCTCCGAAGCTTGGGCGCGAGTCAAGTAGCAACCGAGGCATCTACCGCCACCCTCGGACTGGAACTGTTGCAAGCAACCCTTACCCAGTTGGGCATCGACCCTGGCGGTTATCACCTTGTGGACGGTTCCGGTCTGTCCCGGCAAAACTTAGTCAGCCCCGTCGCCCTTGTACAAACCTTGCAAGCGATGGCGCAGTCACGAGAAGCATCGGTGTTTCTGGCTTCCTTAGCAACCGCAGGGGTGAACGGTACGCTGCAAGACCGTTTGCAACAGACATCAGCTCAGGGGGTTGTCCGAGGCAAAACCGGCACCTTAGAAGGGGTCTCCAGCCTATCTGGTTATGTTTTGGTACCGAATGCCATCCCCCTAGTCTTCAGCCTCATGGTCAATCAGTCTGAACAACCCACCGCAGCCCAACGTCAGGCACTCGATGAAATAGTGCTGCTTCTCACCCGATTAGGATCCTGCCCTTAA
- a CDS encoding PRC-barrel domain-containing protein, with protein sequence MTSEKICYRSDLLGTQVITRDTGKRLGVVNQLWVDIDQREVVAIGLRDNLLTGLIAGIPRYMLLSSIRQIGDVILVDDDSAIIDLDAEAYNSLIRNEVVTETGELLGRVHGFRFDIDDGKISALIVSSLGFPQIPEKLISTYELPVDEIVSSGPDRLIVFEGAEERLSQITEGILEKFGLGKPPWEREEADDYLTPIARPENQLGTGVPLRTPTQQSLRTVTPVQERWNENDWEEEERQPPPKPARLQRAEPVYYPEEEEEENWSEAVDRDNYDADYEEDDDYDYDDEIESRSPEETAYTEAYDEDVWADEEPQYQPPKVNLPEKMKTPEYEEEGGY encoded by the coding sequence ATGACATCTGAAAAAATTTGCTACCGCTCTGACCTTCTAGGCACCCAGGTAATCACTCGTGACACAGGAAAGCGCCTGGGAGTGGTGAACCAGCTGTGGGTTGATATTGACCAACGAGAGGTTGTGGCTATCGGTCTGCGAGACAACCTCCTCACCGGGCTGATCGCCGGAATTCCTCGGTATATGCTCCTCAGCAGCATCCGCCAAATTGGGGATGTCATCCTGGTTGACGACGATAGTGCCATTATCGACCTCGATGCCGAGGCCTATAACAGCTTAATTCGCAATGAAGTCGTTACGGAAACCGGAGAACTCCTAGGGCGGGTTCATGGCTTCCGATTTGATATTGATGACGGCAAGATTTCGGCGCTGATTGTCTCGTCCCTGGGATTTCCCCAAATTCCAGAAAAGTTGATCAGCACCTATGAATTGCCGGTGGATGAAATTGTTAGCAGTGGCCCCGATCGCTTGATTGTCTTTGAAGGAGCGGAGGAGCGCCTCAGCCAAATCACGGAGGGGATTCTTGAGAAGTTTGGCCTGGGTAAACCTCCCTGGGAACGGGAGGAAGCGGATGACTATCTCACCCCGATTGCCCGACCAGAAAACCAGTTAGGCACGGGGGTGCCGCTACGCACCCCCACCCAGCAGTCCCTGCGCACGGTTACCCCGGTGCAGGAGCGGTGGAATGAGAATGACTGGGAAGAAGAAGAACGCCAGCCTCCCCCCAAGCCTGCCCGTCTCCAGCGTGCTGAGCCAGTCTACTACCCCGAAGAGGAAGAGGAGGAGAACTGGAGTGAAGCCGTTGATCGGGATAACTACGACGCAGACTATGAAGAAGACGATGACTACGACTACGATGATGAGATAGAGAGTCGTTCCCCTGAAGAAACTGCCTATACAGAAGCCTACGATGAAGATGTGTGGGCCGATGAAGAACCTCAGTACCAGCCTCCGAAGGTCAACCTCCCTGAAAAGATGAAAACACCGGAATATGAAGAGGAGGGTGGCTATTAG
- the smc gene encoding chromosome segregation protein SMC, with product MPLVGDATVFTSGLVYIKRLELCNFKSFGGATQVPLLPGFTVVSGPNGSGKSNILDALLFALGLSTSKGMRAERLPDLVNHQQSTRGRATVEASVTVTFELGDAEPSSPGAALPPSLEWSVTRKLRVTPQGTYTSTYAINGEPCTLNDLHEQLHELRIYPEGYNVVLQGDVTSIISMPPRERRQIIDELAGVAAFDRKITQAKEKLDAVKERQESCRIIERELTEQRDRLAQDRVQAEKYQKLRTELETKSQWEVVIGYRQLAAQVQQLRSQIQADEQVDATLSGQLAALSAQVEGTTVELEGLNNRVRALGEEEYLGLQATLATHEAELRQLQRQQEELTIATQETATLLLRTQGELQEHWQTLANLTQEYQTIASQDLVSLQASRDEAQQSLHTSREAASNSAAHAEVWVQQQTTLHQQIATLLQTLDPQRTEQAQLRERVHQLQRQIQEQTQQGQRLDQEVEQKQQTLTAVLTAQETTAAQAIALAETLWLAEETLQVQQQTQTRLVQEQREKQRQLDKLEAQAQAIQEGQGTFATKVILQAGLPGVCGLVAHLGRVDPRYQLALEVSAGARLGNLVVEDDGVAAAGIELLKQKRAGRVTFLPLNKIQGPKPLSIPPWQRLEGMVDLAVNLLACDRRYEAIFAYVLGNTLVFDQLQNARRHLGQFRMVTLGGDLLESTGAMTGGSAPTNQTLRLGTVTETESSEIRDLSARLQELEAILDRSGQAIQQIGAEVQQRSRELIEVRQHQREHQRQVTQLQSELQQLQKQQSQLHSQLSQNHQGRTQAQTRLQELDHSIPTQEVQLEIWQQSLTELEQSQTHSQWQQIQANIRIQEAQLNGWELVLRNTEQRLQELENQRQLVQEKIQQAQTRLEDYRSQQVYQSNQAATLSQQQSTVSTQAAQTQGEIATLEQTLGEAKQARDQVERQLREQQQSQQQSQWQWQKLQETQHQRHEQLTQLQVQVQTLQPELPDPLPEIPSTLSLDQLQPELRSLQKRIQAMEPVNMLALEEYDRTQTRLQELSDKLTTLESERTELLLRIENFTTLRQRAFQEAFEAVNENFQSIFAILSDGDGSLQLDDPQDPATSGLNLIAHPKGKPVQRLASMSGGEKSLTALSFIFALQRYRPSPFYAFDEVDMFLDGSNVERLAKMIKQQAQQAQFIVVSLRRPMMESAERTIGVTQARGAYTQVLGLQLQPQAASV from the coding sequence ATGCCATTGGTAGGGGACGCAACCGTTTTTACAAGCGGTTTAGTGTACATTAAGCGGCTGGAACTTTGTAACTTTAAATCCTTTGGTGGCGCGACTCAGGTTCCTCTGCTGCCAGGGTTTACAGTGGTTTCGGGTCCCAATGGCTCCGGCAAGTCTAATATTCTGGATGCCCTGTTGTTTGCCCTGGGATTGTCTACTTCTAAGGGGATGCGGGCGGAGCGCTTGCCCGATCTGGTTAATCATCAACAATCAACCCGGGGTCGGGCAACGGTGGAAGCCAGTGTTACTGTCACCTTTGAGCTAGGGGATGCTGAACCATCAAGTCCGGGAGCGGCTCTCCCCCCGTCTCTGGAATGGAGTGTGACCCGGAAGCTACGGGTCACCCCTCAGGGAACCTATACCTCGACCTATGCCATCAATGGTGAGCCGTGTACCCTCAACGATCTCCATGAGCAACTCCATGAGCTGCGGATTTACCCAGAGGGCTACAATGTGGTGCTGCAAGGGGATGTAACCAGCATTATTTCCATGCCGCCCCGAGAGCGGCGGCAAATTATTGATGAACTGGCAGGGGTAGCGGCGTTTGATCGCAAAATTACCCAAGCCAAAGAAAAGCTCGATGCGGTGAAAGAGCGCCAAGAAAGTTGTCGGATTATTGAGCGGGAATTGACTGAACAGCGCGATCGCTTGGCTCAGGATCGGGTGCAAGCGGAAAAATATCAGAAACTGCGGACGGAGCTAGAGACAAAATCCCAGTGGGAAGTGGTGATTGGCTACCGCCAACTGGCGGCCCAGGTGCAGCAGTTGCGATCGCAGATCCAGGCCGATGAGCAGGTGGATGCTACCCTCAGCGGTCAACTGGCAGCACTTTCGGCCCAGGTCGAGGGGACGACGGTGGAACTAGAGGGACTCAACAACCGCGTCCGGGCCTTAGGAGAAGAGGAATATCTGGGATTGCAAGCGACTCTGGCGACCCACGAGGCCGAGCTGCGGCAACTGCAACGTCAACAGGAGGAATTGACCATCGCCACCCAGGAGACAGCGACGTTGCTGCTACGAACCCAGGGAGAACTCCAGGAACATTGGCAAACCTTGGCAAACCTCACCCAGGAGTATCAAACCATCGCCAGCCAGGATTTGGTCTCCCTCCAGGCATCGCGGGACGAAGCCCAACAGTCGCTGCATACCAGTCGGGAAGCGGCTAGCAACTCCGCCGCCCATGCGGAAGTCTGGGTACAGCAACAAACGACCCTGCATCAACAAATTGCCACCCTCCTGCAAACCCTCGACCCCCAACGCACGGAACAGGCCCAACTGCGGGAGCGGGTGCATCAGTTACAGCGGCAAATTCAGGAGCAGACCCAGCAAGGGCAGCGGTTAGACCAAGAGGTGGAGCAGAAGCAGCAAACCCTGACGGCGGTTCTTACTGCCCAAGAGACCACGGCGGCTCAGGCGATCGCCCTCGCTGAGACCCTGTGGCTGGCTGAAGAAACCTTGCAAGTACAACAACAAACCCAAACTCGCCTGGTGCAAGAGCAACGGGAAAAACAGCGGCAACTGGATAAGTTAGAAGCCCAAGCCCAGGCGATTCAGGAGGGGCAGGGAACTTTTGCCACCAAGGTGATTCTCCAAGCTGGATTGCCCGGTGTCTGTGGCCTAGTAGCCCATCTGGGTCGGGTTGACCCCCGGTATCAACTTGCCTTAGAAGTCTCAGCCGGTGCCCGATTGGGCAATCTGGTGGTGGAAGATGACGGGGTAGCTGCCGCAGGCATTGAATTACTGAAACAAAAACGGGCGGGACGGGTTACCTTTCTGCCCTTGAATAAAATCCAAGGGCCTAAACCCCTGAGTATTCCACCCTGGCAGCGCCTAGAGGGCATGGTTGACCTGGCAGTGAATCTGCTGGCCTGCGATCGCCGCTACGAGGCAATCTTTGCCTACGTTCTGGGGAATACCCTGGTGTTTGACCAATTACAGAACGCCCGTCGCCATCTGGGGCAGTTTCGCATGGTCACCCTTGGGGGCGATCTGCTGGAAAGCACCGGAGCGATGACGGGGGGGAGTGCTCCCACCAACCAAACCCTGCGCTTGGGTACGGTTACGGAAACAGAGTCTTCTGAGATCCGGGACTTAAGCGCCCGTCTCCAAGAGTTAGAGGCAATTCTAGACCGCAGTGGACAGGCCATCCAGCAAATTGGGGCCGAGGTGCAGCAGCGATCGCGGGAACTAATCGAAGTCCGCCAACACCAACGGGAACACCAGCGCCAAGTCACCCAACTCCAATCCGAACTCCAGCAACTCCAGAAGCAACAGAGCCAGTTACACAGCCAACTCTCCCAAAACCACCAGGGACGAACCCAAGCCCAGACGCGCTTGCAGGAACTGGATCACAGCATTCCCACCCAGGAAGTGCAGTTGGAAATCTGGCAACAATCCCTCACCGAGCTAGAGCAGTCCCAAACCCATAGCCAATGGCAGCAAATCCAGGCCAATATTCGTATTCAGGAAGCTCAACTCAATGGGTGGGAACTGGTGCTGCGCAACACGGAACAGCGCCTGCAAGAGCTGGAAAATCAGCGGCAGCTGGTACAGGAGAAAATCCAACAAGCCCAAACCCGTCTGGAAGATTATCGTAGCCAACAGGTTTACCAATCCAACCAGGCAGCCACCCTGAGCCAGCAGCAATCTACGGTCAGTACCCAGGCCGCCCAGACCCAAGGGGAGATCGCTACCCTGGAGCAAACCTTAGGAGAGGCCAAACAAGCCCGCGATCAGGTCGAACGCCAATTACGAGAGCAGCAGCAAAGCCAGCAACAATCCCAGTGGCAGTGGCAAAAACTCCAAGAAACCCAGCACCAGCGCCACGAGCAACTGACTCAACTCCAGGTACAAGTGCAAACCCTGCAGCCAGAACTCCCCGACCCCCTTCCGGAAATTCCCTCAACCCTATCCCTAGATCAACTCCAGCCAGAATTGCGATCGCTGCAAAAACGCATCCAGGCCATGGAACCCGTGAATATGCTGGCCCTGGAAGAATATGACCGCACCCAAACCCGCCTCCAAGAACTCAGCGATAAGCTCACCACCCTGGAATCGGAACGCACCGAACTGCTGCTGCGGATTGAGAACTTTACCACCCTGCGGCAACGTGCCTTTCAGGAAGCCTTTGAGGCCGTCAACGAAAACTTCCAGTCAATTTTCGCCATCCTCTCCGATGGCGACGGCTCCCTGCAACTAGATGATCCCCAGGATCCCGCCACCAGTGGTTTGAATTTAATTGCCCATCCCAAAGGCAAGCCCGTCCAGCGTCTCGCCTCTATGTCTGGGGGTGAAAAATCCCTGACCGCCCTGAGCTTTATCTTTGCCTTGCAGCGTTATCGACCCTCCCCGTTCTATGCCTTCGATGAGGTCGATATGTTCCTAGATGGGTCAAATGTAGAGCGATTGGCTAAAATGATCAAACAGCAGGCGCAGCAGGCGCAATTTATTGTGGTGAGTCTCAGACGACCCATGATGGAATCAGCAGAGCGGACAATTGGTGTCACGCAGGCACGGGGAGCTTATACTCAAGTTTTAGGATTGCAATTGCAACCCCAAGCTGCTTCTGTATGA
- a CDS encoding exopolyphosphatase translates to MSLHPNQYRLVTRSDFDGLVCAVLLRELNLINEIKFAHPKDMQDGKIEITSHDITANLPYVSGAHLVFDHHMSEIIRHEDIYHKEGHVFDASAPSTARLIYDHFGGSTRFPQISEVMMAAVDKSDSAQLSIEEVLEPKGWILLSFIMDSRTGLGRFKDFRISNYDLMMDLVEYCRTYTIDEILQLPDVKERVDLYFEHEHSFKTQIVHCSQVYDPLVVLDLRHEQPIYPGNRFMIYAMYPHCNISIYALPGLNQKIPCLPLVNQFSTAPRRCLLEN, encoded by the coding sequence ATGTCATTGCATCCCAATCAGTACAGATTAGTTACACGTAGTGATTTTGATGGACTTGTTTGTGCAGTTCTCCTCCGCGAATTAAATTTAATTAATGAGATCAAATTTGCCCATCCCAAAGATATGCAAGATGGCAAAATTGAAATTACCAGCCACGATATCACCGCCAATTTGCCCTACGTCTCAGGAGCGCATTTGGTTTTTGATCATCACATGAGTGAAATTATTCGCCATGAAGATATTTACCACAAAGAGGGTCATGTTTTTGATGCCTCGGCACCTTCAACTGCACGGTTAATCTATGACCATTTTGGCGGCTCAACGCGCTTCCCTCAAATCTCAGAAGTAATGATGGCTGCAGTTGATAAATCTGACTCTGCCCAATTGAGCATTGAAGAAGTCTTAGAGCCAAAAGGCTGGATTTTGCTCAGCTTCATCATGGATTCGAGGACGGGTCTCGGAAGATTTAAAGACTTTCGGATCTCGAACTATGATTTGATGATGGACTTAGTTGAGTATTGTAGAACCTATACCATTGATGAAATTTTGCAGCTACCGGATGTGAAGGAACGGGTTGATCTCTACTTTGAACACGAACATAGCTTCAAGACCCAAATTGTTCACTGTTCTCAGGTCTATGACCCGCTCGTGGTTTTAGATTTACGCCACGAGCAACCCATCTATCCTGGCAACCGATTTATGATCTATGCCATGTATCCCCACTGTAATATTTCTATCTACGCACTACCGGGATTGAACCAAAAAATACCGTGTTTGCCGTTGGTAAATCAATTTTCAACCGCTCCTCGAAGGTGTTTATTGGAGAACTGA
- a CDS encoding pentapeptide repeat-containing protein: MGDSVNNGMANPEHLARLQLGTLAWNQWRDEYPAVSPNLRGAKLSQLDLFQINLYKANLECADLSETNLREADLCLATLLGANLSLATLLGADLSGANLAEANLQDAYFWEANLYKVNLSKANLAGADFWEANLGKANLYEAKLARTHLERARLKGATLPDGSLYA; this comes from the coding sequence ATGGGTGATTCAGTAAATAACGGCATGGCAAATCCAGAACATCTGGCTCGACTACAACTCGGAACCCTGGCTTGGAACCAGTGGCGGGATGAGTACCCCGCAGTCTCTCCCAATTTAAGGGGGGCGAAGCTGTCGCAGCTCGATCTGTTCCAGATCAATTTATACAAAGCCAATCTGGAATGCGCTGATTTGAGTGAAACCAATCTGCGGGAAGCGGATCTTTGCCTAGCCACTTTGCTGGGTGCCAACCTTTCCCTGGCAACGTTACTGGGTGCTGATCTCAGTGGCGCAAATCTCGCCGAGGCCAACCTTCAGGATGCCTACTTTTGGGAAGCCAATCTCTATAAGGTGAATCTCTCGAAGGCTAACTTAGCGGGCGCTGACTTTTGGGAAGCCAATCTTGGCAAGGCCAATCTCTACGAGGCCAAGCTTGCTAGAACCCATTTAGAGCGAGCCCGACTCAAGGGAGCCACCCTACCCGATGGATCTTTGTATGCTTAG
- the purF gene encoding amidophosphoribosyltransferase produces the protein MLLRLQSTHLPYQEQHHRMNSRHPDLQLSPADTAKSGELPARRQVDSLSTELSASEPFEITGDIQRPDKPEEACGVFGVYAPDENVAKLAYFGLFALQHRGQESAGIATFEADEVHLHKDMGLVTQVFNESILLELPGCLAVGHTRYSTTGSSRVVNAQPAVVPARLGKLALAHNGNLVNTISLREELLRSHCNLLTTTDSELIAFAIAQEVNQGKDWLEGAISALHRCEGAFSLVIGTPVGLMGVRDPNGIRPLVIGVLPKTPLTPVPRYVLASETCALDIIGADYLRDVEPGELVWITNEGLASFHWTNRSERKLCIFELIYFARPDSVMLESESLYSYRRRLGEQLAVEAPVIADLILGVPDSGIPAAIGYAHASGIPYAEGLIKNRYVGRTFIQPTQSMRESGIRMKLNPLKDVLVGKRVVIVDDSIVRGTTSYKIVKALRDAGATEVHMRISSPPVTHPCFYGIDTDNQDQLVAATMSVAEIRDQIGVDTLAYLSWKGMLNATQEDPLSFCSACFTGDYPIPVPERVKRSKLILEKAVL, from the coding sequence TTGCTACTTCGGCTTCAGTCAACCCACTTGCCCTACCAGGAGCAACACCACCGCATGAATTCCCGTCATCCTGATCTCCAGCTTTCTCCGGCAGATACTGCTAAGTCCGGTGAATTGCCAGCGCGACGACAAGTTGATTCCCTCAGTACTGAGTTGTCCGCCTCGGAACCCTTCGAGATCACCGGAGACATCCAACGACCTGATAAACCCGAGGAAGCCTGTGGTGTCTTTGGCGTCTACGCGCCGGACGAAAATGTTGCCAAATTAGCCTATTTTGGTTTGTTTGCGCTGCAACATCGGGGTCAAGAGTCCGCTGGGATTGCCACCTTTGAAGCCGATGAAGTGCATTTGCATAAAGATATGGGGCTGGTGACTCAGGTTTTCAATGAGTCGATCCTGCTTGAATTACCCGGTTGTCTGGCGGTGGGACATACCCGCTATTCCACAACTGGTTCCAGTCGGGTTGTCAATGCCCAGCCCGCTGTGGTTCCGGCTCGGCTGGGGAAACTGGCCCTGGCTCACAATGGCAACTTGGTGAATACGATCTCCCTGCGGGAAGAACTCCTGAGGAGTCACTGTAATTTGCTAACTACCACGGATTCTGAGTTAATTGCCTTTGCGATCGCCCAGGAAGTCAATCAGGGGAAGGACTGGTTAGAGGGGGCCATCAGCGCCTTACACCGCTGTGAAGGAGCCTTTAGCCTGGTGATTGGAACGCCGGTGGGGTTAATGGGGGTACGTGACCCCAACGGTATTCGCCCCTTGGTAATTGGTGTGTTGCCCAAGACCCCGCTGACCCCAGTTCCACGCTACGTTCTGGCTTCAGAAACCTGTGCCCTGGATATCATTGGTGCCGATTATCTGCGGGATGTGGAACCAGGAGAATTGGTCTGGATTACGAATGAAGGATTGGCATCTTTCCATTGGACAAATCGCTCCGAACGCAAGCTCTGCATTTTTGAACTCATTTATTTTGCCAGACCGGATAGTGTCATGCTCGAAAGCGAGAGTTTGTATAGTTATCGGCGGCGATTGGGTGAGCAACTCGCGGTGGAAGCCCCGGTCATTGCCGATTTAATTCTGGGGGTTCCTGACTCTGGGATTCCGGCTGCCATTGGCTATGCCCACGCCTCCGGAATTCCCTATGCCGAAGGCTTGATTAAAAATCGCTATGTGGGGCGTACCTTTATCCAGCCCACCCAGTCGATGCGCGAGTCTGGCATTCGCATGAAGCTAAATCCCCTCAAAGATGTGCTGGTGGGTAAACGAGTGGTGATTGTGGATGACTCAATTGTCCGAGGAACCACCAGTTACAAGATTGTCAAAGCCCTCCGAGATGCAGGAGCCACGGAAGTTCATATGCGGATCTCCTCCCCGCCCGTGACCCATCCCTGCTTCTATGGCATTGATACCGATAATCAGGATCAACTGGTTGCTGCCACTATGTCCGTAGCTGAAATCCGCGACCAGATTGGAGTCGATACCCTGGCTTATCTCAGTTGGAAGGGAATGCTCAATGCCACTCAGGAAGATCCCCTGAGCTTTTGCTCCGCCTGCTTCACGGGAGATTATCCGATTCCAGTTCCGGAACGGGTCAAGCGCTCGAAGTTAATTCTGGAAAAAGCAGTCCTTTAA
- a CDS encoding chorismate lyase, producing MTSLIQPLNSVPVQRDWFALDLLWKGGEAAVQTGLPHSRLAPTWQMLLLGDGSPTRHLQLLTGEPTEVDVIDMSPIGMNPDDAPDPIHMIPGPRLRRQVWLRTASGQRLAYATSWWEASHVDEYLQNRSLPIWVSLAHQRTELYRDIRGVHYGNSVPLAAAFGDPGPFWGRYYLFWHHGHPLTLIYEIFSPYLANYLGAVRPSGCAS from the coding sequence TTGACTTCCCTGATTCAACCTCTCAATAGTGTGCCGGTACAGCGCGATTGGTTCGCCCTCGATCTGTTATGGAAAGGGGGAGAAGCTGCGGTTCAGACTGGCTTACCCCATAGTCGTCTAGCACCTACCTGGCAGATGCTGCTCCTCGGAGATGGGTCTCCCACTCGCCATCTACAACTCTTGACGGGGGAACCGACGGAGGTCGATGTGATTGATATGTCCCCCATTGGGATGAATCCCGATGATGCACCAGACCCCATCCACATGATTCCAGGACCACGATTGCGGCGGCAGGTTTGGCTACGCACAGCCTCTGGGCAACGGTTAGCCTATGCCACGTCTTGGTGGGAGGCAAGTCATGTGGATGAGTATCTCCAGAATCGATCGCTTCCCATCTGGGTTAGCCTAGCCCATCAGCGCACGGAACTCTACCGTGACATTAGGGGTGTACACTACGGCAATTCTGTTCCCTTAGCCGCCGCCTTTGGCGATCCAGGGCCTTTCTGGGGGCGGTATTACCTGTTCTGGCACCACGGACATCCCCTGACCCTGATCTACGAAATATTCTCGCCCTATCTGGCTAATTATCTCGGGGCAGTTCGGCCCTCAGGCTGTGCAAGCTGA